Proteins from a single region of Campylobacter sputorum:
- a CDS encoding Nif3-like dinuclear metal center hexameric protein, which produces MKIEKIYSILDDIAPFCDQEKWDNSGLQIGSMKSEFGDIYLSLDIDSNMIDELSQNSLIITHHPLIFSGLKSINTALYPSNIIKKMLKKNISLISMHTNFDKYVLNKFVATEILGYDISKIEDFVIFFDINSSFDELLEDVAKKLNLKNVKFVKANQNVSKVGFCTGSGSELVKDIDVDCFITGDIKYHTALQCYENRVSLIDIGHYESERYFGHCLRELLQKKQIKSIIKNSINPFNYYEGKL; this is translated from the coding sequence ATGAAAATAGAAAAAATTTATAGTATTTTAGATGATATCGCACCATTTTGTGACCAAGAAAAATGGGATAATTCTGGACTTCAAATAGGATCAATGAAAAGTGAGTTTGGTGATATTTATTTAAGTTTGGATATAGATAGTAATATGATTGATGAGTTGAGTCAAAACTCGCTTATTATAACTCATCACCCTCTTATATTTAGTGGATTAAAAAGTATAAATACCGCTTTGTATCCATCAAATATCATTAAAAAAATGCTTAAAAAAAATATATCTTTGATATCTATGCATACAAATTTTGATAAGTATGTTTTAAATAAATTTGTGGCAACTGAAATTTTAGGTTATGATATAAGCAAGATAGAAGATTTTGTGATATTTTTTGATATAAATTCAAGTTTTGATGAGCTTTTGGAAGATGTTGCAAAAAAGTTAAATTTAAAAAATGTTAAGTTTGTAAAAGCGAACCAAAATGTTTCAAAAGTTGGATTTTGCACGGGAAGTGGCTCTGAACTTGTAAAAGATATAGATGTGGATTGTTTTATAACAGGCGACATAAAATATCATACTGCTTTGCAGTGCTATGAAAATAGAGTATCTTTAATAGACATAGGTCATTATGAAAGCGAGCGGTATTTTGGTCATTGTCTAAGGGAGCTATTGCAAAAAAAACAAATTAAGAGTATAATTAAAAATTCAATTAAT
- the glyQ gene encoding glycine--tRNA ligase subunit alpha, producing MTFSQIILTLQKYWHEQGCLIVQPYDMPAGAGTYHQATFLRSLGQKPWNVAYVAPSRRPTDGRYGENPNRLGSYYQFQVIMKPNPANLQELYLKSLEVLGLDLKKHDIRFIEDNWESPTLGAWGLGWEVWLDGMEVTQFTYFQQVGGIPCDKISGEVTYGLERLAMYLQDVDNVYDIIWDDNKGSIVTYGDVHKRSEYEFSVYNFEVADTKMLFSHFDSYFNECKNALSKGIALPAYDYCMLAAHTFNVLDARGVISVTQRQEYILKIRELAKSCALVYLENENRKNL from the coding sequence ATGACATTTTCGCAGATTATTTTAACATTACAAAAATATTGGCATGAGCAAGGTTGCTTGATAGTTCAACCTTATGATATGCCAGCAGGAGCTGGAACTTATCATCAAGCCACATTTTTACGCTCTTTGGGACAAAAACCATGGAATGTAGCTTATGTAGCTCCCTCTCGCCGTCCAACTGATGGAAGGTATGGCGAAAATCCAAATAGACTTGGAAGTTATTATCAGTTTCAAGTTATAATGAAGCCAAATCCAGCAAACTTGCAAGAGCTTTATCTAAAAAGCTTGGAAGTTTTGGGGCTTGATCTTAAAAAACATGATATAAGATTTATAGAAGATAACTGGGAGAGTCCAACTCTTGGTGCTTGGGGACTTGGTTGGGAAGTTTGGCTAGATGGGATGGAAGTTACTCAGTTTACATATTTTCAACAAGTTGGCGGAATTCCTTGCGATAAGATAAGTGGCGAAGTTACTTATGGTTTAGAGCGACTTGCTATGTATCTTCAAGATGTGGATAATGTCTATGATATCATTTGGGATGATAATAAAGGTAGTATCGTAACTTATGGTGATGTTCATAAAAGAAGTGAGTATGAGTTTAGTGTTTATAACTTTGAAGTTGCTGATACAAAAATGCTTTTTTCGCATTTTGATAGTTATTTTAATGAGTGTAAAAATGCGCTTAGTAAAGGTATAGCTCTTCCAGCGTATGATTATTGTATGCTTGCTGCACATACATTTAATGTTTTAGATGCAAGAGGTGTTATAAGTGTAACACAAAGACAAGAATATATATTAAAAATTCGCGAATTAGCCAAATCTTGTGCATTGGTGTATTTAGAAAATGAAAATAGAAAAAATTTATAG
- a CDS encoding GyrI-like domain-containing protein: MRFVEILEEFEVYGFSAKTSNLDETKSPKIAPLWGKFLQSYDGKSEIYCTYSDYESDVNGEYIFCIGTKSQSSLNLKTSKISSGKYAVFTSKFENSSDTLNLWKQIWSFFESSNLTRAYKTDFERYFDGNLEIYIGIK; this comes from the coding sequence ATGCGTTTTGTGGAAATTTTAGAAGAATTTGAAGTTTATGGATTTAGTGCAAAAACTTCAAATTTAGATGAAACAAAATCGCCAAAAATAGCACCATTATGGGGCAAATTTCTACAAAGCTATGATGGTAAAAGTGAAATTTATTGTACTTATAGCGATTATGAAAGTGATGTAAATGGAGAATATATTTTTTGTATAGGCACCAAATCACAATCTTCTTTAAATTTAAAGACATCAAAGATTAGTAGTGGTAAATATGCAGTCTTTACTTCTAAATTTGAAAATAGTAGCGATACTTTAAATTTATGGAAACAAATATGGAGTTTTTTTGAAAGTTCAAATTTAACAAGAGCTTACAAAACAGATTTTGAACGATATTTTGATGGAAATTTAGAAATTTATATAGGGATAAAATGA
- a CDS encoding DUF3972 domain-containing protein, with the protein MQTYLEIDEFCKLVHLDREVIENMIEKGTLNSKEENGVVYIEASQGTMSIIPSDMQTPVMQNTSLPGESFVEKTIGTILNLHEKVLDAKDETLSSLRNENKFLKDAICSMQELYDEDRKTVELLSTQLKNSQQEVEFLKRKYKLMWNKAVDNFKEK; encoded by the coding sequence ATGCAAACATATCTTGAGATTGATGAGTTTTGTAAGCTTGTTCATTTAGACCGCGAAGTTATAGAAAATATGATCGAAAAAGGAACGCTAAATTCAAAAGAGGAAAATGGTGTTGTTTATATAGAAGCATCGCAAGGCACAATGAGTATAATCCCTTCAGATATGCAAACACCGGTTATGCAAAATACTTCTTTGCCAGGCGAGAGTTTTGTAGAGAAAACCATAGGGACTATTTTAAATTTACACGAAAAAGTATTGGATGCAAAAGATGAAACGCTAAGTTCTTTAAGGAATGAAAATAAATTTTTAAAAGATGCAATTTGTTCTATGCAAGAGCTTTATGATGAAGATAGAAAAACAGTTGAGCTTTTATCAACTCAGTTAAAAAACTCTCAACAAGAAGTTGAGTTTTTAAAGCGTAAATACAAACTTATGTGGAACAAAGCAGTAGATAATTTTAAAGAAAAATAG